A segment of the Streptomyces sp. NBC_01235 genome:
AGGGCGACCGGAGTGGCGGCGCGCACGTCGGCGGCGGCCGCGATCCGGCCCACCAGGGCCTCCAGGGTCTGGTGGTGGGCGTTGACCGAGGCGTCGGCGTGGCCGTCCAGCACCAGACGCCCGAGCACGGCCGACTTTCCCGACCCGGGTTCCGCCGTCACGACGAGCAGCCGTCCCGGCTCGTCCCCGTCCAGATGGGCCCGGGCCTGCGCAAGCGCCCGCTCGCGCCCGGTGAAGTACGAGCCGGGATCGTGGACGTGCTCCACGCCCCGGCCACGCGGCTCGAAGTGCGAGGACAGGTCCGAAACGTCTCCCTGGGCCCGGCCGTCGCTCACGATCTCGGCGTACGGATCGAACGCGGGGTTCGTGAAGAAGGGAGGCCGCTCGGACTGGTCGACCGAGGAGCAGGCGGCGCGCTGCGCGTTGCCCGCCGCCACGAACGACGCGCTGACGCGTTCGGCGAGCGTGCTGGGCGCCAGATAGCGCTGCGAGGGACCGTCGCCCCGGGCACACGCCTCGGCGAGCTCCACGACGAAGGCTCCGTCCAGGGCCATGTCGCGATGGCGGGCCGAGGCCAGCAGCCAGGTGCCCGCGCCGAAGGCATCGGAGCGGCCCCGGCCCGCCACGATGGTGTCGGTGATCGTGCCGATCTCCGCGGTGGCCGCCGCCGCGTGGCAGGCGTCCACCACGAACAGCACGTTGCGCACGGGCGAGGTGGCCAGGATTTCCGCCAGGTGGGGCAGGGACAGCCAGGAACGCGGGCGGCGCGTCTCACTGCCCGCGCAGGCCAGCCGGTACTGGCCGGTCGGAGCCCGGTCGCCGTGCCCGGCGTAGTACACGACCACGACGTCCTCGGCCGTGAGAGCGGGAGTCGCGCACCAGTCGGCCAGCGCGTCCTCGAAGGACGCGGAGTCGGGGTCGTAGGACACCGCGGTCAGGACCCGCTCGTAGCCCATCGAGGCGAAGAGGTCCACCGCACGGTCGACGTCCTCGTGCGCGAGGGGGAGTTCGGCGTTCTCCCGGTAGTGCCGGGTGCCCGCAGCGACCAGATAGCGCATCAGCCGGCCTCGGGGAGCAGCCCCGCCGTGATCGCCCGGCCGGTCTCGACGGCGGTGAGGTAGCGCGTGGCGTCGTGCATGTGGCTGCCGTTGTGCACGGCCACATCGGTCACGCCGTCACCGAAGGCGGGCCGCAGGTCCCGGACGACGGCCACGATGTCGGTGGCGTCGGCGATGTTCGTCCAGGCCCGCAGCGGCTTCGGCCATACCGCCCGGCGTCCCTCGGGGGAGGGGTCGAGCCGGTCCAGCACGTGCGCCCGCATGCCGAGCGGAGAGCCCAGGGTGACCAGCATGCGCACGTCCCAGTCGCGGTTGCGCTCCGGGTCGCACAGCGTCTCGTAGGCGACGACCGAGCCCAGGGAGTGGGCCACGACGACCCTGGTGTCCGGGCTGATCCGGTCGGACAGCCGGTCGCGTGCCGCGCTGCGGACGTCCCCGTCGCCGAGGTAACGGGTCACCTGCTTCAGACTGCCGATCAGCGCCCGGTCGAGCACCCCGGTCAGGAAACGGGCGCCGGTCAGGGCGTCGAGCGCGGCACGCACCGCGTTCAGTCGCAGGGCCCGGGAGGCGCCCCAGCCGACGGCACCCCGGGTGCCGGCCTGCGCCGGGCCGGGGACCGCCGGGTCGGTGCGGGCGGCCTCGGCCCACCACTCCATGAGGAGGGCGAACTCGTCGTCGGACTCGATGTCGCCCGCGTCGTAGGGGAGTTCCCGCCCGGCACGGGTGCCGGCCGGGCGGAACAGGTCACCGTAGAACGCCACGCCGATGTCGTCGGGAGAGGGGACCGGCCCGCCGGCCAGCCTTGCTCCGCCCAGCAGTTCCGGTACGACGTCCCGTGCCAGGGAGTCCTCACTCAGGTACTGCTTGCCGACGCCGTGTACGAAGACGACCTTGCTCAATTGTCCCTCCCCGTGTGAGGGAACAAGGTTACGCGCGCGGCGAGGTCAGCCGGGCAGGGGGAACCCGAGCGCCTCCGCCGCCGCCACCGGAGTCGGCTGCGCCCACCGCTCCAGCACCGCCTGGTTGGCGCAGAGCGACCGTGGTTCGGCCCGGTCGAGGTACAGCATGCCGTCGAGATGGTCCGTCTCGTGCTGGACGATCCGGGCGGGCCAGCCGCCGAACACCTCGTCCAGCGGCCGGCCGTGCTCGTCCTCGCCGGTCAGCCGGACCTCGGCGTGCCGGGTCACCACCGCCTGGTAGCCCGGCACGCTCAGGCAGCCCTCGAAGAAGGCGGCGGGGGCGGAACCGACCGGCTCGTACGACGGGTTGACCAGGACCCGGAACGGCTGGGGCACCCGCCCGCGGGCCACCCGCACCTCCTCCGGCACCGGCGCCGGGTCCTCGATGACCGCGATCCGCAGTTCCACACCGACCTGCGGCGCGGCGAGGCCGACTCCCGGTGCCGCGTGCATGGTGACGCGCAGCGCCTCGACGAACCGCGCCAGCAGGGTGGGGTCGAGCTGACCGTCGTAGCGCACGGTGCCCACGCGCAGGGCCGGGTCGCCGGCCGCGACGATGGGCAACGGGCCGCCGGGGGCGAGGAGTTCCTCGATCCGGTCGGCAAGGGGCGCGCGGGGACTGGGAGATGCCATCGGGCCAGGATGCCACGGCCGGACGGCATGTGACGCAGGTCACTCGAAGTGGCGGGAACTCGGTGCCACCCCCTTCCGACTACTGGTGCGTCACGGCTGGAAATCGTCCCCCAGCCGCCAGCCGCCAGCCGCCAGCCGCCAGCCGCCAGCCGCCAGCCGCCAGCCGCCAGCCGCCAGCCGCCAGCCGCCAGCCGCCAGCCGCCAGCCCTCAGCCGCCAGCCCCCAATCCCCAGCCGCCAGCCCCCA
Coding sequences within it:
- a CDS encoding peptide deformylase, yielding MASPSPRAPLADRIEELLAPGGPLPIVAAGDPALRVGTVRYDGQLDPTLLARFVEALRVTMHAAPGVGLAAPQVGVELRIAVIEDPAPVPEEVRVARGRVPQPFRVLVNPSYEPVGSAPAAFFEGCLSVPGYQAVVTRHAEVRLTGEDEHGRPLDEVFGGWPARIVQHETDHLDGMLYLDRAEPRSLCANQAVLERWAQPTPVAAAEALGFPLPG